Below is a window of Dromiciops gliroides isolate mDroGli1 chromosome 5, mDroGli1.pri, whole genome shotgun sequence DNA.
CAAATAAGTAAAATCCTAGACAATTGGAGGAGAAAAGAACTGCTAAATCCAAGGGGGGTCCAGAAAAAGTTTACAGAGGAGGTAATGacagagctgagtcttgaaggatgtCAGAAATGCTGATAAGCAGAAAGGAAGTACtctagcctcagaaactcatTCTACTTTTACAACTGACTGGAGATCACATCCAGTAGTGATTACTTACTCACTCATCATGTTTACTTATTAGTTGAAGCATCAAAAATGCAGTATAAGTTTAAATGCCAGACCCTCCAGACAAACAGCTTTCTATCTGCCTGGCCCGAGGAAGATCTTCACTGTATATAGGGAatggtggcatagcagatagagcataggaatcaggaagacctgtgtacaatcctccttcagacacttactagctgcatgatcttgggaaagtcatttagggTTAGTCTACCTTACCTTAAAGTAAAGTAAAGCTAGGTGAGGCACCTATCTatgcctcaggttcctcctcagtaaaatgagagtgataatgatagcacctacctcacagagttgttgtgaggatcatatgcgttaacatatgtaaatagttttgaaaactttaaggtCCTATGTAAAGATCAGTATTATTTTTAACTGGATTCTCAGGTACTCCAGGagttgaaaaataaatgaaattattataaattttacttCCATGGCAGTATATTCCTTGGCTTCTTttggtgatttttaatttttttggcgtAAGCCTCAAGGTTAACAGTATTGAAGGTAAATCCGTGGCCTCCATGACAGAAGACCAATTCATTAACCATTTCCAAAAGCTCATTTGCCTGTTTTTCTTGGGCTGGGCCACTTTCCTTATTGTTAAAAGCACAAAATCTGGATCCACACTGTTTAATCAGCTTTTGAAGAGGTGTACTAGCAAAATCCTTGATGAAATCTTCTATTGTATAAGGCTCTAGATCATCCTTCCTAGTGAAGAGCACAATCATGTACTTGGTGATCTCTGTTCCAAATACGGCTTCTAATTCTTCAATGGTTTTCTCATCTTCTTGAGTGAACCGGCCCAGCCGAAGCACCAGAATAAAAACTCTGAGTCCTTGAGACAAGGTAAGGATGCGAAGGATCTCTTCTCCTTGTTTGTAGAGATCTTCTTCACTCTCTGATGGAAGGCAAAATGATGGGGTATCAACAACTACAACAGTACTCCCTTTCCAGGTCCTTACATGTTTTTCACAGGTTTTGGTGACTCGTTCTCCTCCAATTTTGGTTAgaaattccttccttccaagaATAGTGTTACCTGTTGAGCTCTTTCCAGCCCCACACTTTCCTACTATGATGAGGCTTAGTATATctatgggaagaaaaatgaaggattAATAAGTATGACCTATCATGGAATGTCACTGTCactgagtcaataaacattgattcaGCATCTATTATGCAgaaaacattgtgctaagcactgaggacacaaagaaaaacaaaagacagtcctccAACATCTTGTTCTCCTAAAATGGCATCCATTTTATTCCCCATTTCCAGGGCTCTCCCTGATGCTCCAAAGAACAATGCCAATTGTGTtgatcttctcttccctcctaccGAACCACcccatatatgtgtatctgtatgagactgagatagagacaaagagtgaCACAGAGAGAAATTGTTTCTGTTTaaatctctctctatatacacatatatacacacacacaagtatatatgtgtatgtgtgcatacacatatatacacatttatttttctatgttcatatataaacatatatgggTGCATATAGAAATGGAttgcatacataatatatatgtatttgtaaataCATATATTCTGGGCTATGCTAGAGCCATTTTGAAGCAAACAGATCTAATCATTAATTTTTAGTGTGAATAATACATTGTTGCTAGAGATGTAGAAGAATCCAACCAAATTtctagaattatgcaaataaaatgactaatatgcccATACCCATTGTACCAGAGAGTCCATTACTTGCCTTATACCCCAAGAAAGCTATCagtaagaagaaagtccccatatacaccaaaacatTTATAGAGGCCCTTTTTATGGTAATGAAGAATTGGAAAAAGAAGAGATGCAcattgattgaggaatggctaaataaattgtggtatataaatgtatggAATATTACTGTTGCATAAGAAATAATATGTGCGATGAATCCAGAAAAGAATGGAGAgatctatatgaattgatacagagcgaagtaagcagaaccaagaaaacaatgtgcATAATGACCGCAATGCCACAAATCAAAGAACTACaggtcaaaaaaaaatcaaaggttaatgcaataaaattattaaGATCAAGCATTACTTGAACAAAGAGATATGAAAGGGCATCCCCAAACCACCCCTTCATGGAGGTGGTGGGCAGGTTCCATAAACATTTACCATTAcacatgttttcttttacttttcaaaTGTATCAATCCCTTGTCATGATTTTATTGCGCTTTAAAACTTTGTTACATGGGAAATATTTGTTATATGCAAACATTGTTACgtgacaaatattaaaatatttttttaatgggaaagctCACTGGGAAGTAGGGGGGAGGGATACTGGTTATAACTATGAtggagtaaaaacaaaatatcaataaaataaatttttaaaaatttccatgtATTTATAACTCtaaaatcagcaaatactacaaatcaggattatatttattgttttgattgtctaaatttgagaaatgatggagaaaatttaaatgatgcatattaaactttaaaaatgcttcatgGAGAAgccatggagagagagagagagagagagagagagagagagagagagagagagagagagagagagtctctctcatttctcttacaCCATACCCAATGTGAGCTTTCATTGGATTTTataactccttgaagacaaggaatGGCTTCTGCCTTTTTTAATGCTCAGTGCTTCATGCAATGCTTGGACATAGTAgacagtaaatgcttattgactaactgactgaccCAATGTACTCAGGAGAAACAGCATTACAAGGTTAGTATATTCCATTAGGATTATTGGCATCTTGGACAGTTGACTAAGAGCTTTATAGCAGATTCTGAAACAATATGGTTATCATCATTGtgtttgaaataataataatagtgtttgGTTATAATCTCTTAATGATGCTACTGTGAGAAAATAGATGGAATAATCATATGTAGTGTATACTAGTACCCTGGCTTACCTTATAGAAGCAGaattaaaaactcatttttaGTACAATTGAAAATGTTAAGGAATAATAGTCCAAAATGTTTTCTAGACATTTCCCTTTGGTAATATAATAGTAGGGGAatttaaccttcccctctcaaatTAGATAATTctgaacaaaaataaacaaataagaaagagggaaattaaaagaattttagataaactagatatgatagatatctggagaaaatggaagggaaagagaaataaaaacaattttttcttaCAAATTCATGATACCTTTACAAAGATTGGCAATATATTAGtacataaaaattttatagttaaaaacagaaaagcagaaattttaaaaaggtatccttttcagatcataaagCAATGAAAATTGTAGTTAATTAAGTACAAAGGTAACatattaaaaactaattggagaTTAAACAacctaattttaaagaatgagtgggttaaataaagcatagaaaaaataatttcatttaaaagacTGACAAattgagacaacatatcaaaacctatgcATGAGTGTGATACCATGGGGAGCAAGAACATTTTTGGTACAGTGTGGTTGGGAGAACCTAACTGTGGCTTAGTagaggagttcctgagtttgaaACTCCAGACATAATTCAGAAAATAACAGTGAGGAGGACTTGAGACCTAGAAAAACAGTACCCACAACTTAGAATTAAAGCTtgatagtaacaataatattaaggtgctaaaaaaaaaaaagaagagaaattaaaagtaaaaattagtatgcaaaggaaaaagaaaccaaccATTGATAGCTGTCTTGGCATAAAAGAAGATCTGATTCATTTAAATAtcagaaagaatgaggaaaaaatagaaaaaaaaataaaagaaatccaagaaaattatgaaaaaacattAATCAATTAGAAGAGGAGATATAGAATCTTAAGGAAGGAAATAACCCCTTCAAAACTAGAACTGGTCAAGTGGAATCAAATGATGCTGTAAGACACTAAGATATAATAAAgctagagaaaatggaaaagaatctgAAAGATACAACTGATTTggagaacagatcaaggagatataatataagaattgttagactacctgaaagttatgataaaaGAGAATCTGCATACAATATTACAAGGAATTAATAAGGAAAATTGCTCtaaagttctagaacaagaaagTGTAataccaaagaactggaaatttcagggatacccatcaattagggaatggctgaacaagttgtggtatatgattgtgatgcaatactacagtgctataagaaatgataagctcaatgattttagaaaaacatggaaagaattgtatgaaataatgaagagtgaaatgagcagaatcaagagaacattgtatatagtaaaagcaatattgttttaagaaaaattttgagtaaataagttatttaatatccaaattaactatacaTGACAtagaaagatgttatctgcatccagagaaagaactgataaatagaagtatgtatagaataatttacacatatatatgtgtatatatatacacacaaacatattatatatatatgtatatatatatacttatttggGTCTAATGGTATCTATCTTTAGGGTGGAGGGAaggtaagagaaaaaagaaatttacataatgattctgttgtatatttgaaaggaataaccaattgtgcatagtagatttgtagtttcatataaaatcatcttttttattgtactatgttatgaaaatccttgttttattccataaacttaaatttaaaaaaggattgAGATTGATCTACATAAAATGACTATAAAATAACAGAGGACAAGACATAATGAAATGTTAAACTATAGGATACAGACTATAAGAGGGTAATGGCAGGGAAGATATTGGTGAAAAGTTATAAGAAAACTAAAGGTTTCCTTTGGAAATACTTCCTTACAGTGTATTCATCCTTTCTAGTCCTTCCCACagcccttatttttttaaaaaaaattgtttatctatctatctatctatttatttttgttttgtttttccctcagcCCttcttctttagaatttctacattttattttcctaccAGGTCTAATAGTAGACTTCCTAAGGATACAATGCTGGCCGCCATTGTCATACACCATTTTGTCGATCTTCTCCAGAAGCCCATTCACTTGGAGTTGTTCCTCCTCTCCTGTGACTCGGTAATTGAAAGCATAGTACTGAAATCCATAGTCCCAAATAAGACTCTGAAGAGATTTATCTGTCTTCTTTATGAACTCCATCAGGTCCATCCCTGCCAAGTCTTCTTTCCTGGTGAACAGAATGATCACATGTTTCCTCAAAGCTTCTTCTCCAAAAACCTTCTTGATGTTCCTCACCACTGTCTCATCTTCCTCTGTGTAGAAGCCCAGTGGAGTCACTAGGAGGAGGGCATGTGGGCCTGGAGAGCATAGAGAGGAGAGATGGCAGAGCTCTTGCTGGGAATCCTTTTGGGAAAAAATATCTGGAGTGTCAATGAGCACAATTTTTCTTTGTCCCCAGATCTGCTGCTCTGTCCTGCACACTTGGGTCACTGGCTGCTCACTGAGCCTGGATTCAAACACACACCTGCCCAGGATGCTGTTTCCTGCAGCACTTTTCCCTGAACCATGTTTCCCCACGAGAAGAATCCTCAATTCATCTATTTCGTTGTTCTTCTTGGGCTCTATCATGTGCCCAGAGcctattaggggaaaaaagacatgTTTATCAGAACTTAGGCAGTACTTGGGATCTGACCAGTGGGCCTCACTTAATCATTCTCTGTTTTAGAAGccgaggggcggagccaagatggcggagaggaagcagcaagctgcctgagctctccttctgttccctcaaaacaaacattaaatcaagcctctggacggattctgaaactacagaacctgcaaagagacagagagacacagtcctccaaccagagataatttagaagacttcaggaaaaggtcggtctgactcgggccaaaagggaggcccagcgcagggcagcaacccagcgccgaggggggtcggagcaagtcagcaggagctgcgggccacagccgaacaatgAGGctccggaacctggttcaaaatctggtggcccaaggacagtggaaaaacttacctgcaccggccgagagggccacgaacagcgggATCAGACGCGGGGTCTGGCGCATGGGTGGCCctagcacaatcatacaggaagt
It encodes the following:
- the LOC122729607 gene encoding LOW QUALITY PROTEIN: GTPase IMAP family member 8-like (The sequence of the model RefSeq protein was modified relative to this genomic sequence to represent the inferred CDS: deleted 4 bases in 3 codons), translated to MTEPKQNNEIDELRILLVGKHGSGKSAAGNSILGRVCFESRLSEQPVTQVAGTEQAIWGQRKIVLIDTPDIFSQKDSQQELCHLSSLCSPGLHALLLVTPLGFYTEEDETVVRNIKKVFGEEALRKHVIILFTRKEDLAGMDLMEFIKTQINPLQKLIWDCGFNYYAFNYRVTREEEQLQVNGLLESISKMVDRNGGSGHMIEPKKNNEIDELRILLVGKHGSGKSAAGNSILGRCVFESRLSEQPVTQVCRTEQQIWGQRKIVLIDTPDIFSQKDSQQELCHLSSLCSPGPHALLLVTPLGFYTEEDETVVRNIKKVFGEEALRKHVIILFTRKEDLAGMDLMEFIKKTDKSLQSLIWDYGFQYYAFNYRVTGEEEQLQVNGLLEKIDKMVYDNGGQHCILRKSTIRPDILSLIIVGKCGAGKSSTGNTILGRKEFLTKIGGERVTKTCEKHVRTWKGSTVVVVDTPSFCLPSESEEDLYKQGEEILRILTLSQGLRVFILVLRLGRFTQEDEKTIEELEAVFGTEITKYMIVLFTRKDDLEPYTIEDFIKDFASTPLQKLIKQCGSRFCAFNNKESGPAQEKQANELLEMVNELVFCHGGHGFTFNTVNLEAYAKKIKNHQKKPRNILPWK